Proteins encoded in a region of the Zerene cesonia ecotype Mississippi unplaced genomic scaffold, Zerene_cesonia_1.1 Zces_u004, whole genome shotgun sequence genome:
- the LOC119838718 gene encoding calmodulin-A-like isoform X3 encodes MAKRDEIYTKEYRRIRRLTSDFATRQFSSEYGLTEEQVAEFKEAFMLFDKDEDGTITMAELGVVMRSLGQRPTETELRDMVKEVDQDGNGTIEFNEFLQMMSKKMRGADGEDELREAFRVFDKNNDGLISSVELRHVMTNLGERLSEEEVDDMIREADLDGDGMVNYDEFVTILTSKN; translated from the exons ATGGCGAAGAGAGATGAGATTTATACTAAAGAATACAGGAGGATACGCCGATTAACGTCTGATTTTGCTACAAGACAATTTTCC tcaGAATATGGCCTTACAGAAGAACAAGTTGCAG AATTTAAAGAAGCGTTCATGTTATTCGACAAAGATGAAGATGGTACGATCACAATGGCCGAACTCGGTGTTGTCATGCGATCCTTGGGACAGAGACCTACag AGACTGAATTACGAGATATGGTTAAAGAAGTGGACCAGGATGGTAACGGAACGATTGAATTCAATGAATTTCTGCAGATGATGTCCAAAAAGATGAGGGGGGCTGATGGTGAAGATGAGCTTAGAGAAGCCTTCAG AGTATTCGATAAGAACAACGATGGTCTGATATCGTCTGTGGAGCTGCGTCACGTGATGACCAACCTCGGGGAGCGGCTGAGTGAGGAAGAAGTGGACGACATGATTCGCGAAGCCGACTTGGACGGTGACGGCATGGTCAATTACGATG AATTTGTGACAATATTGACGTCGAAAAACTAG
- the LOC119838718 gene encoding calmodulin-A-like isoform X2, whose product MKTSSFSLRVMRRARNKPADGGGHVNQKNVAGQKSTAPCQKGGPKTPVKPSAQKGSVKTAPPKQAAAAAVKTPQGKKKKGHKHQQYELIVTINLSEYGLTEEQVAEFKEAFMLFDKDEDGTITMAELGVVMRSLGQRPTETELRDMVKEVDQDGNGTIEFNEFLQMMSKKMRGADGEDELREAFRVFDKNNDGLISSVELRHVMTNLGERLSEEEVDDMIREADLDGDGMVNYDEFVTILTSKN is encoded by the exons GCCAGAAACAAGCCAGCTGATGGCGGTGGTCATGTCAATCAGAAGAATGTCGCTGGACAAAAATCGACAGCTCCGTGTCAAAAAG GTGGACCAAAAACACCCGTCAAGCCTTCAGCACAGAAGGGGTCGGTTAAAACAGCACCCCCGAAGCAGGCAGCCGCGGCGGCTGTCAAAACCCCCCAGGGAAAAAAGAAGAAGGGGCACAAACATCAGCAGTACGAACTCATTGTTACAATTAACTTG tcaGAATATGGCCTTACAGAAGAACAAGTTGCAG AATTTAAAGAAGCGTTCATGTTATTCGACAAAGATGAAGATGGTACGATCACAATGGCCGAACTCGGTGTTGTCATGCGATCCTTGGGACAGAGACCTACag AGACTGAATTACGAGATATGGTTAAAGAAGTGGACCAGGATGGTAACGGAACGATTGAATTCAATGAATTTCTGCAGATGATGTCCAAAAAGATGAGGGGGGCTGATGGTGAAGATGAGCTTAGAGAAGCCTTCAG AGTATTCGATAAGAACAACGATGGTCTGATATCGTCTGTGGAGCTGCGTCACGTGATGACCAACCTCGGGGAGCGGCTGAGTGAGGAAGAAGTGGACGACATGATTCGCGAAGCCGACTTGGACGGTGACGGCATGGTCAATTACGATG AATTTGTGACAATATTGACGTCGAAAAACTAG